The sequence ttatacttatttcactgttctgatattattattgtatgtatgtcattcatttttgtggcaatgttttcgcaatagaatgttctatgagctaaattatactacacaaacttggaccaaataggtgtacttaccaagggaaggctggttgtggaacagtaagttgagcatttgttcttcactccaccttcttcaggttcttcattcctgaagttgctcaacagatggtttgtaggtggagtgaagctgttgcaagtggttacttcttcaccacccaatacacctgtttccggtggtaattggtgcagcagggaacaacacagagtgcaacaccacaggtcttgcatccatagttcgtgtccttccttttaccggaccgtgcgcatgcatgacacttgagacgtttgggcagtctgtaaatttcatgtttcagtttgtagttcatgcgattttctgaatcaacaatagggcggccaggtcctctcgctggaggtgtaacaggagttgcaggagagtcagattcatctgacaaaacagtttcgtcaactggcagtgtggcagacatgtcgggttcagattcgttgtctgcttcatcttgaggtggtgtagtgaacaaaggccgtctcacaccagatggtccgggagttggcatggcgtcagcattggcaggagctgtgtcatcatttatgtctggagcgtgccgcaagtgttgagatgatgatgatgttttaggccactcctctgtgtcccagtgcaatagggcccagattgccacttcgtggaactgtagcaatgttagcttttttcgatcagttgtgttgtatttgtacaaaacataggcattatgcaatgccatttgcaggaaataaaaggtaatctttttggtccacttgtgagttttcctggtaaaatggtaatatttaaccatttgatcgaagtggtccacacctttcatgaacttattgtactcgcaaattgcagttggtttgttcactgttacctgttgtattccacttgttcCGTCTCGGTTGCGAATTCGCTTCCTTCGCTGAACTCGCTGAGTGTCTGCATTGTGGATGTTGGGTAATGATTGAAACCACTCGCTTGTCTTTCCACAGGCGAATGAAGGTATTATCTTTGCGGCGGTATACTGTGGTATCCAGTGGAAGCTTACCCTtggctagagcttgcaatacctttggggcgccacgtagcattctaattgtgccacatgtgtacaccccaagttctctcaatgtttctgtcagggtaaccgagttgtagtaattatccatgtacaaatggtaaccctggttcactaaaggctgcatcaaccccgttactgtatccactatcgtcttaccaatacctgagtatacgtcaaagtcatatatgtacccaGAGACAGATTCAGCAAGCATATAAAGTTTCACACCATACTTGTCTGGTTTGTTTGGATTGTACACTTTGAAGGATAGTCGGCCTCGCCATGCCATTGTACCCTCATCCAAACACAGCTCTTTCTTGGGGATGTAAACTTGAGCAAACCTCTCTTTCAAGTAATCCATCACTGGTCTCACTTTTATCAACTTATCACGATTGTTCACGTGCACTGCATTGGTATCGAATGTGTGGAAAAACTGGTTTATATGCTGGAATCGTCTGGACGGCATGAACAAGCTGAAGAAACGAGCATGCCATGGCTTTGCTGTTTGCCAATACATCCTCATAGTTGGGAGCCTAATTATGCCCATCAATATGAACAGTCCTAGGAATCGCGCCATTTCACTCACCTTCACTGGGGTCCAAATATCTGATACATTTTCATTGGCCATCCGGAATAACTGTGAGGCGTACAAATTTGTTTCAACGGTAAAGAACTCAAGGAGCGCACGCGTGATGAACAATTGAATATAAGCCAGTGCACTAGTAggcttgggaattttcagtccagGATTTCCAGTAAAATCATCAACAACTGGAGAAGTATTGCTATGACTCCAGCCCTCACCAGCCCCAGCCTGCCGAGTACGTACTGTACGTGTACGCCTTTCAGCAGGCTCGAATGAATCCTCATCACTTTCCTCATCACTTATACTTTCAGAATCACTTGGCGCAATTTGTCGTGTGTTCCTACGACGAGTAACGTGTCTGGTAGCTACTTTTCTAGGTAGCCTAGATGCACCACGTGTGCgccgagatggaggaggaggagggggtcgcgGTGCCTCCTCTTCCTCGGTGAGGGCCTCAGTCTCCTCATCACTCGTTGCCGTATCATTCCCTCTAGCTCTAGGTACACTATAATCGTTGTGGGTTCCAAAATCTTCCTCCAATACCTCTACATCACCTTCAGCTTCTGATAAATCCTCCACAAGGCCTGGAATTTTCGTTGGTGTGAGCTTCACTCCGCTCCACTTCTTaaaaatttgggttattttgtccactctctatgacctggaggcttccttgggcgtagaagtgcttgggccttgaccttgatccatttttgatgaagtaattgggtataatccacacggaaacaggtaaaaatgctcgagtttggcgcgcgagaggagcgtgatcgactcacgacacgtgacacgaaaacaatgggcccgtcacgtgagcgggtaggccgacgcgccaggcggcctagtggtgagaaagagaacttcatggcgcgtcgtttgaaacaaaccccaatgaaatcggattaaaattgaattttatacaaatattttaaaagaagacataactttatgtccactatgcgtttacgttagacgaaaccggacgcaccggcgcgtccagatagcgcgaaagtgttaagttagGGTGAATCTTATCTTATCAGGGTCCACTGTATTTTGATACAAAATATTCAAATTTATTTAATTTCTACTCGCAATGATCAATAAGAATTTAATAGTCACAAGCCCTCTTTACAAACTGATAAGTTATTTGTTTTTGTCTAAACTTACCCCACTCCCTCTGTCCTCCTCACTACATACTAGCTTGCCTCCGAGATGCTAGCCTAGTTTTTTGTAGGCAACTGTGACAACACCAAAAGAGTGCTGCCACAATTTGCACCTTTCCCCTCCCCCTGACCCAGCCTGGATAAATTATTTTTCTTTTTACAGGGTTTGGTCCTGAGTGGTTTGAAAAGCAAGACAACTGCTATAGGTATAATTTATTTGTGGTTAATAAGTCGAAGTTATTTTAGTACTTTTTAATGAGATTAACCATTGCACTGCACAAAGAGCCTTTAGGTGCTCAGAGTTGTGCTActattttttaattaggctatattttaatgtttgttaatgttttcattactccatgttttgaaatggaaatagttgagtttggaaacattttgacattaactttacctaaaCGCTTAtataaacaacaaaaatatgtcattgacaattgcactatgaaatttttgccaaaaacaggtgcgcagtgcagtggttaattagGTCAAAGACCATGTATATA comes from Procambarus clarkii isolate CNS0578487 chromosome 55, FALCON_Pclarkii_2.0, whole genome shotgun sequence and encodes:
- the LOC138352960 gene encoding piggyBac transposable element-derived protein 4-like; protein product: MFPNSTISISKHGWSGVKLTPTKIPGLVEDLSEAEGDVEVLEEDFGTHNDYSVPRARGNDTATSDEETEALTEEEEAPRPPPPPPSRRTRGASRLPRKVATRHVTRRRNTRQIAPSDSESISDEESDEDSFEPAERRTRTVRTRQAGAGEGWSHSNTSPVVDDFTGNPGLKIPKPTSALAYIQLFITRALLEFFTVETNLYASQLFRMANENVSDIWTPVKVSEMARFLGLFILMGIIRLPTMRMYWQTAKPWHARFFSLFMPSRRFQHINQFFHTFDTNAVHVNNRDKLIKVRPVMDYLKERFAQVYIPKKELCLDEGTMAWRGRLSFKVYNPNKPDKYGVKLYMLAESVSGYIYDFDVYSE